The following proteins are co-located in the Fimbriiglobus ruber genome:
- a CDS encoding DUF2612 domain-containing protein: protein MTNDEDTGAIQQFDFSVDLLRAILWQYTTATNLQGLLNQKAVWYDTNQTQFWEDWYTNVFDLATANDFGLSVWSIILGLPLFVNTGTPTGPVFGFDAQTGYNFDNGIFGGSTSYDLPTETKRIALQLRYFQLTSSGTVPETNRMLKYVFRNYGPAWLIDYHDMAQAYVFNFPVTFDLQYLFNNYDVLPRPAGVSSTWIDATLVYFGFATGDFNFDNGIFGG from the coding sequence ATGACGAACGACGAGGACACGGGAGCGATTCAACAGTTCGATTTCTCGGTCGACCTGCTGCGGGCGATTCTCTGGCAGTACACAACCGCCACGAATCTCCAGGGGCTGCTCAATCAGAAGGCCGTCTGGTACGACACGAACCAGACGCAATTCTGGGAAGACTGGTACACGAACGTCTTCGACCTGGCGACGGCAAACGACTTCGGCCTGAGCGTCTGGTCGATCATTCTGGGCCTCCCCCTGTTCGTGAATACCGGTACACCCACAGGCCCGGTCTTCGGGTTCGATGCCCAGACCGGGTACAACTTCGACAACGGCATCTTCGGCGGCAGTACGAGCTACGACCTGCCCACCGAAACCAAGCGGATCGCCCTGCAACTGCGGTACTTCCAGCTGACGAGCAGCGGAACCGTGCCGGAAACCAACCGGATGCTCAAGTACGTCTTTCGCAATTACGGGCCGGCGTGGCTGATCGACTACCACGACATGGCCCAGGCTTACGTGTTCAACTTCCCGGTCACGTTCGACCTGCAATACCTGTTCAACAACTACGACGTCCTACCCCGCCCGGCGGGCGTGTCGTCCACCTGGATCGACGCGACGCTCGTTTACTTCGGCTTCGCGACCGGGGATTTTAACTTCGACAACGGAATTTTTGGAGGCTAA
- a CDS encoding baseplate hub protein, with protein sequence MTSAFDSRLVEVDIVLPGQTYTFSADSQGFAILASGIKFGNANMNTCECRIYNLTAELRNTILTLASPLINPPANNPSAGPRKPVILNLKAGRESTGTFLLYTGNVISCEVTQPPDIGITLRSLTNNFNTGIVMGIQQPAVTLLSEIAQQIALANGLFLDFEATDRQIDNYNFTGSLQANLVKLNQTGGIQAGADNQTLWVTNAGTSRKNTGYLISEGTGMVGIPQVSDQGVTVRVMLTSAIQIGGQVTIQSVTNPAANGTFKVMKMDYEIASRDQPFWFTLLCSNLAVFQGSAG encoded by the coding sequence GTGACCAGCGCGTTCGATTCGCGGCTGGTTGAGGTCGACATCGTCCTGCCGGGCCAGACCTACACGTTCTCCGCCGACTCCCAAGGGTTCGCGATCTTGGCCTCTGGCATCAAGTTCGGCAACGCCAACATGAACACCTGCGAGTGCCGGATTTACAACCTCACCGCCGAGCTGCGGAACACGATCCTGACCTTGGCCTCCCCCCTCATCAACCCGCCCGCCAACAATCCTTCGGCGGGACCGCGAAAACCCGTCATTCTGAACCTCAAGGCGGGCCGCGAATCGACCGGGACGTTCCTGCTCTACACCGGCAACGTCATCTCCTGCGAAGTCACCCAGCCGCCGGACATCGGGATCACCCTCCGGTCCCTGACCAACAACTTCAACACCGGCATCGTGATGGGCATTCAACAGCCGGCCGTCACCCTGCTGTCGGAAATCGCCCAGCAGATCGCCCTGGCCAACGGCCTGTTCCTCGACTTCGAGGCGACCGACCGGCAGATCGACAACTACAACTTCACCGGCTCCCTCCAGGCCAACCTCGTGAAACTCAACCAAACCGGGGGGATTCAGGCCGGGGCCGATAACCAAACCCTCTGGGTCACCAACGCCGGGACCTCGCGGAAGAACACCGGCTACTTGATCTCCGAAGGCACCGGCATGGTCGGCATCCCGCAAGTTTCCGACCAGGGCGTGACCGTCCGGGTGATGCTGACCAGCGCGATTCAGATCGGGGGCCAGGTGACGATCCAGAGCGTTACGAACCCCGCAGCTAACGGCACGTTCAAGGTCATGAAGATGGACTACGAGATTGCCAGCCGCGACCAGCCGTTCTGGTTCACCCTGCTCTGCTCCAACCTCGCCGTCTTCCAGGGCTCGGCCGGATGA
- a CDS encoding phage baseplate protein, with the protein MKATVRETSKVMEHPVETGSMIADHHIINPVEIDLPLIISSQYYAATYNQIRQAFVNATALSVKTRVGIYSDMIVADMPHEEEADMYDVIIINLRLKQVLYVVPGGGQLVNFQPADPLNSNTLAGGLQQAAALGTQASNAVGAALSYVKLGKFL; encoded by the coding sequence ATGAAGGCGACCGTCCGCGAGACCTCGAAGGTCATGGAGCACCCGGTCGAAACCGGGTCCATGATCGCCGACCACCACATCATCAACCCGGTCGAGATCGACCTCCCGCTGATCATCAGTTCGCAATATTACGCCGCCACCTACAACCAGATCCGCCAGGCGTTCGTGAACGCCACCGCCCTCTCGGTCAAGACCCGCGTCGGCATCTACTCCGATATGATCGTTGCCGACATGCCGCACGAGGAAGAGGCGGACATGTACGACGTGATCATCATTAACCTGCGGCTCAAGCAGGTTCTATACGTCGTCCCGGGCGGGGGCCAACTGGTCAACTTCCAGCCCGCCGACCCGCTGAACAGCAATACCCTCGCGGGGGGCTTACAGCAAGCCGCCGCTCTGGGGACGCAAGCGTCGAACGCGGTCGGGGCCGCCCTGAGTTACGTCAAGTTGGGGAAATTCTTATGA
- a CDS encoding phage tail tip lysozyme: MPCVGRGEFLRSLFGDPEADAAKIVNSLKGGGSKSPAPVIGGSSRDQVISFWQSQGYSPGAAAGWAANAQAESSFNPSASNGTHFGIYQWSAARRAKIKAALGIDVATASLQDQLRAAAWEAGNMGLGPNALPDNAGQSAAAISNRFEVPSLTAGGLASEAAKRAAIANSYGAVPSIPSLGASTPGRNTNVKIDNITIQTQASDSAGIAREVGVELKNQIRMAMSNFDDGVSA, translated from the coding sequence ATTCCCTGCGTTGGTCGCGGCGAGTTTTTACGAAGCCTTTTTGGCGACCCGGAAGCGGACGCAGCGAAAATCGTCAATTCGTTAAAGGGTGGCGGCTCCAAATCCCCCGCCCCCGTCATCGGAGGTTCGTCACGGGACCAAGTCATCTCCTTTTGGCAGTCGCAGGGGTATAGCCCTGGCGCCGCCGCGGGGTGGGCGGCGAACGCACAAGCCGAGAGCAGCTTCAATCCTTCCGCCAGCAACGGCACCCATTTCGGGATTTATCAGTGGTCGGCGGCACGCCGGGCGAAGATCAAGGCCGCCCTCGGCATCGACGTGGCGACCGCCAGCTTACAAGACCAGCTCCGGGCGGCCGCCTGGGAAGCGGGCAACATGGGCCTCGGGCCGAACGCGCTGCCCGACAACGCCGGACAATCCGCGGCAGCCATCAGCAACCGGTTCGAGGTTCCCTCCCTCACCGCAGGTGGACTTGCCAGCGAGGCAGCGAAACGAGCCGCGATCGCGAACAGCTACGGAGCGGTTCCGTCCATTCCCTCGCTCGGCGCGTCCACTCCGGGCCGGAACACCAACGTGAAAATCGACAACATCACCATTCAGACCCAGGCCAGCGACAGCGCCGGGATCGCCCGCGAGGTGGGCGTCGAGTTGAAAAACCAGATCCGCATGGCCATGAGCAATTTCGACGACGGAGTCTCCGCGTAA
- a CDS encoding ISAzo13 family transposase has product MLHHRPPRPDHSPGTPRVRVGFCQPPAGTGPPPWSGPPALGKKDPVLERDLVALLVDDTGGDPMTKQRWVRLSLKRLGQLLAQRGHAIDPKTVRRLLHKLKYSLKANRKRFTGPPHPDRDRQFRYIAHQKRRFLKAGRPVISVDTKKKELIGNFQQDGQTWCHEADEVNAYDFLSDAEGRATPYGIYLVQHDRGYVYVGESADTPEFAVDAIVSWWKSHGRRRFPDATKLLILADSGGSNGCRPRMWKRQLQERLADAFNLEVTVCHYPRGGSKWNPIEHRLFSFISINWAGKPLRSWLILLGYIQDTRTETGLQVKAVLLRGNYERGLKVTDHEMRKLRLRRHKTCPSWNYTIRPRQGVSGAAKG; this is encoded by the coding sequence ATCCTCCATCACAGGCCTCCACGTCCAGACCATTCGCCGGGGACGCCAAGAGTTAGGGTCGGCTTTTGCCAACCTCCCGCCGGGACGGGTCCGCCGCCCTGGAGCGGGCCGCCCGCCCTTGGAAAAAAAGATCCGGTCCTGGAGCGAGACCTGGTAGCCCTGCTGGTCGATGACACCGGCGGCGACCCGATGACGAAACAGCGGTGGGTGCGTCTGAGCCTGAAGCGACTGGGCCAACTGCTGGCCCAACGAGGCCATGCCATCGACCCCAAGACCGTCCGGCGTTTGCTCCACAAACTCAAGTACTCGTTGAAGGCGAATCGGAAACGGTTTACCGGCCCACCGCACCCCGATCGGGATCGTCAGTTCCGCTACATCGCCCACCAGAAGCGGCGGTTCCTGAAAGCGGGCAGGCCGGTCATCAGCGTGGATACCAAGAAAAAAGAGTTGATCGGCAACTTCCAGCAGGATGGGCAGACCTGGTGCCACGAGGCGGACGAGGTCAACGCTTATGACTTCCTCAGTGACGCCGAGGGCCGGGCCACCCCGTATGGCATCTACCTGGTACAACACGACCGCGGTTACGTGTACGTGGGCGAATCGGCCGACACGCCGGAGTTTGCGGTCGATGCGATTGTCTCGTGGTGGAAGAGCCACGGTCGCCGTCGTTTCCCGGACGCTACCAAACTCCTGATCCTGGCGGACTCGGGTGGCAGTAATGGCTGTCGGCCTCGGATGTGGAAGCGTCAGTTGCAGGAACGGCTGGCTGACGCCTTCAACCTGGAGGTGACGGTGTGCCACTACCCCCGCGGTGGCTCCAAGTGGAACCCGATTGAGCATCGGCTGTTCAGCTTTATCAGCATCAACTGGGCCGGCAAGCCCTTGCGTTCGTGGTTGATCTTGTTGGGCTATATTCAGGACACGAGAACCGAAACAGGCTTGCAGGTGAAAGCCGTGTTGTTGCGGGGAAACTATGAGAGGGGCCTGAAGGTCACGGATCACGAGATGAGGAAGTTGCGCTTGCGACGGCATAAGACCTGTCCGAGTTGGAACTATACCATCCGGCCACGCCAAGGAGTTTCGGGTGCGGCCAAAGGGTGA